From the Elusimicrobiota bacterium genome, the window AGACACACAACCATCCTTCTGCAATCGAACCTTATGGCGGTGCAGGGACAGGTATCGGCGGTGTTATCCGCGATATCCTGGGGGTGGGGTTAGGTGCGAAACCTGTGATGAATACTGACGTTTTTTGTTTTGGCCCGCTGGATTATCCTTCAACTAAATTACCGGAGAACGTACTTCATCCAAAACGGATATTCAAAGGCGTGGTGTCAGGTGTTAAGGATTATGGTAACCGTATGGGTATCCCCACAGGTAATGGCGCGGTAGTGTTTGATGAAGGGTTTGTATACAACCCGTTAGTTTACTGCGGTACCGTGGGTATCATACCAAAAGATAAGTGTTTCAAAGCTGTGCATCCCGGTGAAGTTGTGGTAGCAGTAGGTGGGCGTACAGGCAGGGATGGTATACACGGTGCGACATTTTCTAGTTTAAGCCTTGATAAAGATACGCCGTTGAGTCCTGTACAAATAGGGAACGCTATTGTTGAGAAAAAGGTTTTGGATACCCTGATGCAAGCACGGGATCTCAATCTTTACACCGCGATTACCGATTGCGGGGCGGGCGGTTTTTCTTCGGCAGTAGGTGAACTCGGGGAAGAGTGCGGGGTGAAGGTGTACCTTGACCGTGCACCGTTGAAGTATGAAGGATTACTCCCGTGGGAGATATGGTTATCCGAGGCACAGGAACGGATGGTTCTTTCCGTCCCGAAGAAGTGTTTAAAACAAATATTGCAGTTATTCAAAAATGAAGATGTTGAAGCTACCGTCCTCGGTGAGTTTACGGATACCAAAAAACTTGAGATGTACTATAACGACAAAAAAATTGGGGAACTTGAGATGCTATTCCTTCATCACGGGTATCCAAGGTTTCATAAACAAGCGAAATGGGTTAATGTTGTTAATAAAGAACCTAATGCTAGTGTCTTAGCGAAAAAAGCGGGTGTTCCCGGTGCAGTTGCGGGGATACTAAAAAAAGTTTTGGGTGACCATGATGTGTGTAGTAAAGAATGGATTATCCGGCAGTATGACCATGAAGTACAAGGTCAAACCGTGGTTAAGCCGTTACTCGGGAAACATGGCGGGCCGGGTGATGCGTGTGTTTCCTGGCCGGTAAGTTGTTCCGGGCAGTTTAATACACCGGCGGAGAAGTATAAAGGTTTTGCGGTTAGTTGCGGGATTAATCCGCAATACGGGAAAATTGATCCTTACTGGATGACTGCCAGCGCGATTGATGAAGCGTTACGTAATATCGTTGCTGTGGGCGGTGATCTCCGTCATGCAGCGTTACTCGATAATTTTTGTTGGGGTAGCCCGAATAAGCCGCAGCAGATGGCGGGTGTTGTCCGTGCGGCATTAGCGTGTTATGATTACGCGAAACTTTATGGTACGCCGTTTATCTCAGGGAAGGATAGTCTTAATAATGAGTATGTAGATATAAAAGGCGTTTCGCGGTCAATTCCGGGTACTATGCTTATCTCCGCGATCAGTATCGTTCCGGATGTACGAAAAACTGTTATGTCAGGCTGGCGTAAACGCGGGAGTTTGATATACCTTCTCGGGACAACGTATGACGAGTATGGCGGGTCAGTGTATTACAGGATTAACGGGTGTATTGGTAATTCCGTTCCTAAAGTTAATGGTGACCGCGCAAGAGAGGATATGTATGCGCTAGGCCGGGTGATAGCTAAAGAAATTGTGTTATCCTGCCATGACTGCAGTGACGGCGGGCTCGGGTCTACTCTTGCGGAGATGGCGTTCACTAACGGTATTGGCGCGGAGATTGAACTAAAAAAAGTGCCTTTTGAGTTCCGGTACTCAAATAAACGTAAACTCATGGATACCGATATATTATTCTCGGAGTCAAACTCCAGGTTTGTCGTGGAAGTTGAACGCAGCCACGCAGCAATGTTTGAACGTATGATGAAAGGTACAAAAATCGGGTGTATAGGCTTTACGATATCCGATCCTGTGTTGAGGTTAAGAAGTGTGCTGGATAATGAGATTGTTATGGAAGAATCGTTGACGGAACTTATGACGGTTTGGAAACATGGGTTGGGGATATAGAAAATATTTGATGGAGAAAAATATATGAAAAACAGTAATGAAGTAAAGGTGTTAATCCTCCGCACTGCGGGTACCAACTGCGATTATGAAGCGGTGTTAGCGTTCAAACTCGCTGGTGCGGTACCTGAACAAGTGCATATCAACGAGTTTATCTCGGGCCGTAAGAAAATGTCGAAGTATGACGTCTTGATTATCCCCGGCGGGTTTTCATATGGTGATGATGTAGCATCCGGGAAAATATTGGCAAATGAACTTAAGTACAAATTATGGCCTCAGGTTAAGCAGTTTGCGAATGACGGGAAGCCTGTCGTAGGTATCTGTAACGGTTTTCAGGTACTTGTCAAACTTGGCCTTCTCCCGGGTGAGATAAAGTTTGGGCAGCCGCCGGAACAAACCGCAACTCTAACCGATAACGCATCAGGGAAGTTTGAATGCCGGTGGGTTGAGCTTAAGAAAAGTATTAATACACGGTGTAAATTCCTGAAGTATGTACCTGATATCATTGACCTACCTATAGCGCATGGGGAAGGGCGGTTCGTTGCGATTGAGGATAAGGTTTTACAGGATCTTGTTGAGAACGGTCAGATTGTGTTCCAGTATTCGCATACTGGGCGTCCAACAGAAATATATCCGTATAACCCTAACGGGTCAATAATGTCAATCGCAGGGATTACGGATTATAACGGTAACATTCTTGGGATGATGCCGCATCCGGAACGTTATTTATTTAAAATTAACCATCCTTACCGTCCTGCAACCGGTACGGAGGAAGATGAGTTTGGGCAGGGATTCACGTTGTTCACTTCGATTGTTGAGTATGTAAGAGACAGGGTTAAGCAGTAAAAAAATATTATTTTTATAGAAAAGGATGTGGGAATAAATGTGCGGAATATTTGGTATCTACAACAACCGTGATGCTGCGCATATCGCGTATCTTGGGCTGTATGGGTTACAGCATCGCGGGCAGGAGTCTGCCGGGATAGTAACTTCCGATGGGAAACGGTTAAACCGTAAGGTAGGTGTGGGTTTAGTTGCGGAAATATTTAAGGATAAAGCGCTGGATAGTTTACCGGGCAATATCGCAATCGGGCATACGCGGTACTCTACCGCAGGATCCGACCCGCAGCGTGACGCTCAACCGATACTTGTGAAGTATTGTAAGGAAGTCGGAGATATTGCCATTGCGCATAACGGTAACCTCCTGAACTCTGATGTATTGCGTGAGCAGTTAAAGGGATACGGCTGCGAGTTTCTCACAACATCGGATACCGAGGTTATCCCTGTACTTTTGACAAAAGGATGGACGAACTCGTTAGTGCATGACTTACCGTGGACACTCAGGCAGGTGAAAGGCGCGTATTCGTTGCTATTGATCACAAAAGATAGTATCGTTGCGGTACGCGACCCAAACGGTATTCGCCCGTTGTGTATCGGTAAACTCGGTGAGTCCGTAGTGTTCTCATCAGAAACTTGTACGTTTGGGTTGGTTGGCGCTAAGTTTCTCCGTGAACTTGACCCCGGTGAAATTCTTGTCGTAAATAAAAAAGGAATGAACTCCACGTATTTTACGGATGCTAAAAAACGGTTGAAGACACCGTCAGCGTTTTGTATATTTGAATATATATACTTCTCCCGGCCGGATAGCACAATTTTTGGGAAGAATGTTCATGAAGTACGGAAACGGTTAGGGGAAGAGTTAGTGAAAGAAAGTAATGTCCCGGCGGATATTGTTGTTCCGATACCCGACTCCGCGAATAGTACCGCCATGGGGTACGCGCAAACAGCAAAATTGCCGTTTGAAGCTGGCTTGATACGTAACCATTATATCGGCAGGACGTTTATACAGCCGCATCAGTCAATCCGTGACTTTCGAGCGAAGATTAAG encodes:
- a CDS encoding AIR synthase-related protein, with the translated sequence THNHPSAIEPYGGAGTGIGGVIRDILGVGLGAKPVMNTDVFCFGPLDYPSTKLPENVLHPKRIFKGVVSGVKDYGNRMGIPTGNGAVVFDEGFVYNPLVYCGTVGIIPKDKCFKAVHPGEVVVAVGGRTGRDGIHGATFSSLSLDKDTPLSPVQIGNAIVEKKVLDTLMQARDLNLYTAITDCGAGGFSSAVGELGEECGVKVYLDRAPLKYEGLLPWEIWLSEAQERMVLSVPKKCLKQILQLFKNEDVEATVLGEFTDTKKLEMYYNDKKIGELEMLFLHHGYPRFHKQAKWVNVVNKEPNASVLAKKAGVPGAVAGILKKVLGDHDVCSKEWIIRQYDHEVQGQTVVKPLLGKHGGPGDACVSWPVSCSGQFNTPAEKYKGFAVSCGINPQYGKIDPYWMTASAIDEALRNIVAVGGDLRHAALLDNFCWGSPNKPQQMAGVVRAALACYDYAKLYGTPFISGKDSLNNEYVDIKGVSRSIPGTMLISAISIVPDVRKTVMSGWRKRGSLIYLLGTTYDEYGGSVYYRINGCIGNSVPKVNGDRAREDMYALGRVIAKEIVLSCHDCSDGGLGSTLAEMAFTNGIGAEIELKKVPFEFRYSNKRKLMDTDILFSESNSRFVVEVERSHAAMFERMMKGTKIGCIGFTISDPVLRLRSVLDNEIVMEESLTELMTVWKHGLGI
- the purQ gene encoding phosphoribosylformylglycinamidine synthase I — protein: MKNSNEVKVLILRTAGTNCDYEAVLAFKLAGAVPEQVHINEFISGRKKMSKYDVLIIPGGFSYGDDVASGKILANELKYKLWPQVKQFANDGKPVVGICNGFQVLVKLGLLPGEIKFGQPPEQTATLTDNASGKFECRWVELKKSINTRCKFLKYVPDIIDLPIAHGEGRFVAIEDKVLQDLVENGQIVFQYSHTGRPTEIYPYNPNGSIMSIAGITDYNGNILGMMPHPERYLFKINHPYRPATGTEEDEFGQGFTLFTSIVEYVRDRVKQ
- the purF gene encoding amidophosphoribosyltransferase yields the protein MCGIFGIYNNRDAAHIAYLGLYGLQHRGQESAGIVTSDGKRLNRKVGVGLVAEIFKDKALDSLPGNIAIGHTRYSTAGSDPQRDAQPILVKYCKEVGDIAIAHNGNLLNSDVLREQLKGYGCEFLTTSDTEVIPVLLTKGWTNSLVHDLPWTLRQVKGAYSLLLITKDSIVAVRDPNGIRPLCIGKLGESVVFSSETCTFGLVGAKFLRELDPGEILVVNKKGMNSTYFTDAKKRLKTPSAFCIFEYIYFSRPDSTIFGKNVHEVRKRLGEELVKESNVPADIVVPIPDSANSTAMGYAQTAKLPFEAGLIRNHYIGRTFIQPHQSIRDFRAKIKYNPIEEVIRGKRIVVVDDSIVRGTTSRKLMRMIRDAGAKEIHLRISCPEIKHPCFYGIDTPTEEELIAANNTVEKIKGYLEVDSLHFLSLEGMIKATGIDKKTFCTACFTGKYPLK